Proteins encoded by one window of Moorella humiferrea:
- a CDS encoding GntR family transcriptional regulator: protein MLYPGSAKPLYEQLKAILKQKIASGELKPGEALPGERQLMDIYGVSRVTVRQAIGELVREGLLYRHHGKGTFVAPKRIERPLARLLGVAEELALEGLEVAIKVIKRGMEEPTSEIRHELRLAEKEPAFCVTRLINVAGQPLLLDHSYFPQSIGQLLQNLDLSKDLIYTHLELYGYKISNGRQRISAGRASREDALHLQYRQGYPVLVVKRTTYVEGGLPIGFFHAVYRGDRYEYTVILQRHPHS from the coding sequence GTGCTTTACCCCGGCAGTGCCAAACCCTTATACGAACAGCTGAAGGCCATCCTCAAACAAAAAATTGCCAGCGGCGAATTAAAGCCCGGGGAAGCCTTGCCTGGCGAAAGACAATTAATGGATATTTATGGAGTCAGTCGGGTTACCGTTAGGCAGGCAATTGGCGAGTTGGTGAGGGAAGGATTATTATACCGCCATCATGGGAAAGGAACCTTTGTCGCCCCTAAAAGAATCGAGCGACCCCTGGCCAGGCTCCTGGGCGTGGCCGAAGAGCTGGCCCTAGAAGGCTTGGAGGTCGCAATTAAGGTTATTAAAAGAGGTATGGAAGAACCCACATCCGAGATACGCCACGAACTCCGGCTTGCCGAAAAAGAGCCGGCCTTTTGCGTCACCCGCTTAATCAACGTTGCTGGTCAGCCTTTATTGCTGGATCACAGTTATTTCCCGCAATCCATTGGTCAGCTCCTGCAAAATCTCGACCTCTCCAAAGATCTCATTTACACCCATCTGGAGCTCTACGGATATAAGATCAGCAACGGCAGGCAGAGGATTAGCGCCGGTAGGGCTTCACGGGAAGACGCCCTCCATCTCCAATACAGGCAGGGATATCCGGTATTAGTCGTCAAACGTACCACCTATGTTGAAGGGGGATTACCCATAGGTTTTTTCCATGCCGTCTACCGGGGGGATCGTTATGAATATACCGTTATCCTGCAAAGACACCCCCACAGTTAA
- a CDS encoding sulfite exporter TauE/SafE family protein, with protein sequence MISLSLIVLIFISAVLAGIVGALLGLGGGIVIIPTLTLLLNIDIRYAIGASIVSVIATSSGAAAAYIRDRITNIRIGMFLEMATTTGAITGAYLGGLISPRYLYIIFAVVLGYSTLAMFKRRNQELPEGITPHPLAKKLKLEGSYYDQVLKRKVEYTSTGVYEGFGIMYGAGVISGLLGIGNGIFKVMAMDMFMKLPMKVSTATSNFMIGVTAAASAGIYFARGNIHPAIAAPVALGVVIGATLGTRLMVRLRNTTLRKIFVPVLLYVSLEMLLKGLRG encoded by the coding sequence TTGATCAGTCTATCCCTCATTGTTTTAATTTTTATCAGTGCAGTTTTGGCAGGAATAGTAGGTGCTCTGCTGGGTTTGGGTGGTGGTATCGTCATTATTCCCACCCTTACCCTACTCCTTAACATCGACATCCGCTATGCCATCGGCGCCAGCATCGTCTCCGTCATCGCCACATCCAGCGGCGCGGCGGCGGCCTATATCCGCGATCGTATTACCAACATCCGTATCGGAATGTTTCTAGAAATGGCGACTACCACCGGAGCCATTACCGGTGCTTATTTAGGAGGATTGATTAGTCCCCGTTATCTTTATATTATTTTTGCCGTGGTCCTGGGATACTCCACCCTGGCCATGTTTAAACGGCGTAACCAGGAACTGCCGGAAGGAATTACGCCCCATCCCTTGGCCAAAAAGTTAAAATTAGAGGGGAGTTACTACGATCAGGTTCTAAAGCGCAAGGTTGAATACACATCAACGGGGGTATACGAAGGCTTCGGCATAATGTACGGCGCGGGGGTAATTTCCGGCCTGCTGGGTATCGGTAACGGCATCTTTAAAGTAATGGCCATGGATATGTTTATGAAACTGCCCATGAAGGTATCCACAGCCACCAGCAACTTCATGATCGGTGTCACCGCCGCCGCCAGCGCCGGTATATATTTCGCCAGGGGTAATATCCACCCCGCCATTGCCGCCCCGGTAGCCCTGGGAGTAGTTATCGGTGCCACCCTGGGTACACGCCTCATGGTCCGCTTGCGCAATACTACCTTGAGGAAAATTTTTGTGCCGGTGTTGTTATACGTTTCTCTGGAAATGCTGTTAAAAGGGCTGAGGGGGTAA
- a CDS encoding DUF1634 domain-containing protein encodes MEKNESKGLTQESHALVVEDVISRSLRWGVVISAIIIAVGLVIYLLTGDSGYPAGFFPTSIPQVLKDVVYFKSFAIIDLGLLLLIATPIFRVAASIIAFLFDGDRPYVLITTYVLAMLILSLLLGKAE; translated from the coding sequence ATGGAAAAAAACGAGAGCAAAGGTTTAACGCAAGAATCCCACGCCCTCGTTGTCGAGGATGTCATTAGCCGATCTTTGCGCTGGGGAGTAGTTATTAGTGCCATAATAATAGCCGTGGGTTTGGTAATTTACTTGCTCACCGGCGACAGCGGCTACCCCGCTGGCTTCTTCCCGACCAGCATACCGCAGGTACTAAAAGATGTGGTCTATTTTAAATCCTTTGCCATCATTGACCTGGGACTATTGCTGCTCATCGCCACTCCCATTTTCCGCGTCGCCGCTTCGATTATCGCCTTTCTCTTTGATGGTGACCGCCCCTATGTTTTAATTACTACTTATGTACTGGCTATGTTAATTTTAAGCTTATTGCTGGGAAAAGCGGAATAA
- a CDS encoding GntR family transcriptional regulator, translating into MSIDRTKPIPLHYQISADLRRAIKEGEYRVGDLFPTDKQLMEKYGVSSITVRRAVAALVNEGLLERRPGKGTFVKREPVEETLGRLTGFFEEMKARGYEPSARIIFTGPVKDPAKERQRVPELRVFGDETLYIIEKIQQMNGQPITYLRSYWPYEYGSRLAEEDLEHRGLYELVEEKLGLVLDRAEQTITAGKAGKREAEYLKVKVGTPLLIMERTAYDDRGRPIELSINAYRPDRYKYRVVLDRNRPRPGSGVIVE; encoded by the coding sequence GTGAGCATTGATCGCACAAAACCGATCCCCTTACATTACCAGATTAGCGCCGATTTGCGCCGAGCCATCAAGGAAGGCGAGTACCGGGTAGGGGATCTTTTTCCCACCGACAAGCAGCTCATGGAGAAGTACGGTGTCAGCAGCATTACCGTACGCCGGGCCGTGGCGGCCCTGGTGAATGAAGGCCTGCTCGAGCGAAGGCCGGGTAAGGGGACCTTCGTCAAGCGGGAACCGGTGGAAGAAACCCTGGGTAGGCTAACCGGCTTTTTTGAAGAGATGAAAGCCAGGGGATACGAGCCCAGTGCTCGCATTATTTTTACCGGACCGGTAAAGGACCCTGCCAAAGAAAGGCAAAGGGTACCGGAACTCCGCGTTTTCGGTGACGAAACCCTTTATATAATAGAAAAAATCCAGCAAATGAACGGGCAGCCCATAACTTACCTGCGCAGCTACTGGCCGTATGAATATGGAAGCCGCCTGGCGGAAGAGGACCTGGAACATCGCGGTTTGTATGAATTGGTGGAAGAAAAATTGGGTCTGGTTTTGGACAGGGCGGAACAAACTATTACCGCTGGTAAAGCAGGGAAGAGGGAAGCCGAATACCTTAAGGTAAAAGTGGGGACGCCTTTATTGATAATGGAGCGGACGGCTTACGACGATCGGGGTAGACCGATAGAGCTTTCCATCAACGCCTACCGTCCAGACCGCTATAAATACCGTGTGGTGCTGGACCGTAATCGTCCACGACCGGGAAGCGGGGTGATTGTGGAGTGA
- a CDS encoding aldehyde dehydrogenase family protein, which yields MLPEYRLFINGEWVATEQKDMVINKATGEPLAEYCLAGPAEVEAAVTAAHNAFQREKIEPYRRYEILKRASELLLERREDLARTISQEVGKTLKEARVEVERASQTLLVSAEEAKRLQGEIVPIEGSPGNANRRAWTIRVPRGVVCAITPFNAPLNLSCHKIGPALAAGNAVVYKPASATPIIGAKLCQALADAGLPAGYLNMVLGSGAVVGDALAKDERIAFYSFTGSPAVGLRLKKSVGFRPVALELGSNSPNIVHNDADLSLAVEACTRSAFANAGQLCISVQRVYVQRRVYDEFCRRAVALTRTLKLGDPLDPATDIGPMISEAEARRAESWIEEAVTGGARVLVGGRRRGAWLEPTILTDVTPTMKVCAQEIFAPVFSIIAYDTIDEAIALANDSRYGLQAGVFTNSLDVATRCVLELEYGSVIINDSSAFRADLMPYGGVKESGTGKEGPRYVIREMTEERLVVLRLPCQALL from the coding sequence ATGCTTCCTGAATACCGTTTGTTTATTAATGGTGAGTGGGTGGCCACGGAGCAAAAGGATATGGTAATCAATAAGGCCACCGGCGAACCCCTGGCGGAGTATTGCCTGGCCGGCCCAGCGGAAGTAGAAGCTGCGGTGACCGCTGCCCATAACGCCTTCCAGCGAGAGAAAATAGAACCTTATCGCCGTTATGAAATACTAAAGAGGGCAAGTGAACTTTTGCTGGAACGCCGTGAAGACCTAGCCCGCACCATTAGCCAAGAAGTGGGCAAAACCTTAAAGGAGGCCCGGGTAGAAGTTGAGCGTGCCAGCCAAACCCTGCTGGTATCGGCGGAGGAAGCCAAGCGCCTGCAGGGAGAGATTGTACCCATTGAAGGTTCCCCCGGTAACGCCAACCGCCGAGCCTGGACAATACGGGTGCCCAGGGGTGTGGTCTGCGCCATTACACCCTTTAACGCGCCCCTGAACCTCTCCTGTCATAAAATCGGCCCGGCCCTGGCTGCCGGTAATGCTGTCGTCTACAAGCCGGCCAGCGCCACTCCCATTATCGGCGCCAAACTATGCCAGGCCCTGGCCGACGCCGGTTTGCCGGCAGGTTACCTGAATATGGTCCTGGGTTCCGGGGCCGTGGTCGGCGACGCCCTGGCTAAAGATGAGCGTATCGCCTTCTACAGTTTTACTGGCAGCCCGGCGGTGGGCCTGCGGCTAAAGAAGAGCGTCGGCTTCCGGCCTGTAGCCTTGGAACTGGGCTCCAATTCACCTAATATCGTCCACAACGACGCCGACCTCTCCCTGGCGGTTGAGGCCTGCACCCGTTCCGCCTTTGCCAACGCCGGCCAGCTCTGTATTTCCGTCCAGCGGGTCTATGTCCAGCGCCGGGTCTACGACGAATTCTGCCGGCGGGCCGTTGCTCTAACCCGCACTTTAAAGTTGGGCGATCCCCTGGACCCGGCCACCGACATCGGTCCCATGATCAGCGAGGCCGAAGCCCGGCGGGCGGAAAGCTGGATAGAAGAGGCCGTTACCGGCGGCGCCCGGGTACTGGTGGGCGGCCGGCGCCGGGGCGCCTGGCTGGAGCCAACTATTCTCACTGATGTAACCCCGACGATGAAGGTGTGCGCGCAAGAGATCTTTGCCCCGGTTTTTAGTATTATCGCCTACGACACCATTGATGAGGCCATCGCCCTGGCCAACGACTCCCGTTACGGCCTCCAGGCCGGGGTCTTCACCAACTCTCTGGATGTGGCCACCCGCTGCGTCCTGGAACTGGAATATGGCAGCGTGATCATTAACGATTCTTCCGCCTTCCGTGCCGACCTCATGCCTTACGGCGGCGTCAAGGAAAGCGGCACCGGCAAAGAAGGTCCGCGTTACGTTATCCGGGAAATGACGGAGGAGAGGTTGGTAGTGCTGCGCCTACCCTGCCAGGCATTACTGTAG
- a CDS encoding aldehyde ferredoxin oxidoreductase family protein, with translation MALKGLAGKILRVNLTSGSITKEPTPDDVFAGYIGARGVGAYLLLKELKAHTDPLGPDNKLIFLTGPVEGTLAPGANKITVTFRSPLTGTYSFSLCGGHLAPEVKFAGYDGIIIEGRADRPVYLWIDDDRVSLKDASHLWGKLTHATEDAIRAELKDDAIRVACIGPAGEKLSRFACIQSDYHREFGRGGAGAVMGAKNLKAIAVRGTGSVEVADPEALEALTEKVYGILAANLKARARRYYGTPEMVDGTNGLGYWGTRNFSTGYFEEGHNINAANMKEKIFVGSMSCYACPIACGKVSLIRSGPYAGTMIEGPEFESTGLLGANCGVSDLEALVKVVEICDIYGLDTMSAGAVASLAMECYEKGIITKEDTGGLELNFGNGEALVALMEKIARREGIGDLFAEGAKRAAEKLGVPELAMQVKGQEFATYEPRGCKGMGLGYAISPKGAHHMIAPTMGPETAGDGSKRFEYKGKAALVRETQFLMAVVDSLSLCSSMRFALGLKEQVELYRAVTGLSLDETGALSLGEKITNLERLFNLREGFDRKDDYLPSRMLKEKMPTGPSQGHLVELDPMLDEYYDLMGWDRQGRPTAAKLAELGLAELWQEVK, from the coding sequence ATGGCCTTAAAAGGGCTGGCCGGAAAGATCTTAAGGGTAAATTTGACCAGTGGCAGCATTACCAAAGAGCCGACGCCTGATGATGTATTTGCCGGTTATATCGGCGCCCGCGGCGTAGGAGCTTACCTGTTACTTAAAGAACTCAAGGCCCATACTGACCCTTTGGGGCCCGACAACAAACTGATTTTCCTCACTGGACCCGTGGAAGGCACCCTGGCGCCGGGGGCCAATAAGATTACCGTGACTTTCCGTTCGCCCCTGACCGGGACCTATTCCTTTTCCCTGTGCGGCGGTCACCTGGCGCCGGAAGTGAAGTTTGCTGGTTATGACGGCATTATCATTGAAGGTCGGGCCGACCGCCCGGTTTACCTGTGGATTGACGACGACAGGGTGTCTTTAAAGGATGCCTCCCACCTGTGGGGAAAACTGACCCATGCCACCGAGGACGCCATCCGGGCGGAATTAAAGGACGACGCCATCCGCGTAGCCTGCATCGGCCCTGCCGGGGAAAAACTAAGCCGCTTTGCATGTATACAGAGCGATTACCACCGGGAATTCGGCCGCGGCGGCGCCGGGGCCGTGATGGGTGCCAAAAACTTAAAGGCCATAGCCGTACGCGGCACAGGAAGCGTTGAGGTAGCCGACCCGGAAGCCCTGGAAGCCCTGACGGAAAAGGTCTACGGCATCCTGGCCGCAAATCTTAAAGCCAGGGCTCGGCGTTATTACGGCACACCGGAGATGGTAGACGGGACAAACGGCCTGGGCTACTGGGGCACCCGCAACTTCAGCACCGGATATTTTGAAGAGGGACATAATATAAATGCGGCAAATATGAAAGAAAAAATATTCGTCGGCAGTATGTCCTGTTATGCCTGTCCCATCGCCTGCGGCAAAGTAAGTTTAATAAGAAGCGGTCCCTACGCCGGCACCATGATTGAAGGGCCCGAGTTTGAATCGACTGGGCTTCTGGGAGCCAACTGCGGCGTCTCCGACCTGGAGGCCCTGGTGAAGGTAGTGGAGATCTGTGATATCTACGGTCTGGATACCATGTCCGCCGGGGCGGTAGCCTCTTTAGCCATGGAGTGTTATGAAAAAGGAATAATTACCAAAGAAGACACCGGCGGGCTGGAGCTTAATTTTGGCAACGGTGAAGCCTTGGTAGCCTTAATGGAAAAGATCGCCCGCAGAGAGGGTATCGGCGACCTCTTTGCTGAAGGGGCGAAACGGGCGGCGGAGAAGCTGGGCGTACCTGAACTGGCCATGCAGGTCAAGGGGCAGGAATTCGCCACTTATGAACCGCGGGGCTGCAAGGGCATGGGCTTGGGTTACGCCATTTCACCTAAAGGAGCCCACCATATGATCGCGCCCACTATGGGGCCAGAGACAGCCGGCGACGGTAGTAAGCGCTTTGAATACAAAGGCAAGGCCGCCCTGGTGCGGGAAACCCAGTTTCTTATGGCGGTTGTCGACTCCCTTTCCCTGTGTTCCTCCATGCGTTTCGCCCTGGGATTGAAGGAACAGGTTGAGCTCTATCGCGCTGTTACGGGACTATCTTTGGACGAGACCGGTGCTTTAAGTCTAGGGGAAAAAATAACAAATTTAGAGCGCCTATTTAATCTGCGGGAAGGTTTCGACCGCAAGGACGACTATCTACCATCGCGGATGCTCAAAGAAAAGATGCCCACCGGTCCCAGTCAGGGTCACCTGGTAGAGTTAGATCCTATGTTGGACGAATACTACGACCTCATGGGCTGGGACCGCCAGGGCCGGCCTACGGCGGCCAAGCTGGCCGAGCTCGGTTTGGCTGAACTATGGCAGGAAGTTAAGTAA
- a CDS encoding 4Fe-4S dicluster domain-containing protein → MNVLVTYPERCVGCRICEQWCSWKHEGQVNPTKSRIRVHRVHSKYLNIPVTCMQCAKSPCIAACREGALRKDSATGAVIVDEEKCIGCRRCVRACPYGAVAIDKDKRIVLICDLCGGEPQCVAHCREGAIEYVSLAVADRGHRAAYVETVVATMAAETKDGIKATGEGGCQ, encoded by the coding sequence ATGAACGTCCTGGTAACTTATCCCGAACGCTGTGTAGGATGCCGCATATGCGAGCAGTGGTGCTCCTGGAAGCATGAAGGACAGGTTAATCCCACCAAATCCCGGATACGGGTCCACAGGGTGCACAGCAAGTATCTAAATATCCCGGTTACCTGTATGCAGTGCGCCAAAAGCCCGTGTATTGCCGCCTGCCGGGAGGGGGCCCTGAGAAAAGATTCTGCTACAGGGGCCGTTATAGTGGACGAAGAAAAATGCATCGGCTGTCGTCGCTGCGTCCGCGCCTGCCCTTATGGCGCCGTGGCCATCGATAAGGATAAAAGGATCGTTCTCATATGCGATCTTTGTGGCGGTGAACCGCAGTGCGTGGCCCATTGCCGCGAGGGAGCCATCGAATACGTGTCCCTGGCCGTAGCCGATCGGGGCCACAGGGCCGCCTATGTGGAAACGGTTGTCGCCACCATGGCGGCAGAAACAAAGGACGGTATAAAAGCTACAGGGGAAGGGGGTTGCCAGTAA
- a CDS encoding thiamine pyrophosphate-dependent enzyme yields the protein MIKIRELPEEELVQGSYACAGCGGILAVRLALKVLGPETVIVTTPSCLLGVTTFYPQLAFKVPCVNVTFPSTAAAVSGVAAGLRRRGKKGVKVVGLAGDGGTVDIGLQALSGALERGDNFIFICYDNEAYMNTGVQRSGATPLGARTSTTPVGSVGRGEERPKKDMLRIVAAHNIPYAATASIGYPQDYLTKVKKAMEVEGPAYIQVLSPCPPGWGYRSDLTVKLARLAVQTGQWPLAEYVNGELTVKEIRNPRPLNEYLAPQARFAHML from the coding sequence TTGATTAAAATAAGAGAATTACCGGAAGAAGAATTGGTACAGGGTTCCTACGCCTGCGCCGGCTGCGGCGGGATTCTGGCCGTCCGCCTGGCTTTAAAAGTCCTGGGGCCGGAAACGGTCATCGTCACCACGCCGAGCTGCCTGCTGGGGGTGACCACCTTCTATCCCCAATTGGCCTTCAAAGTCCCCTGTGTCAACGTCACCTTTCCCAGCACGGCGGCCGCGGTTTCCGGGGTGGCGGCAGGATTAAGGCGCCGGGGGAAAAAGGGAGTTAAAGTCGTGGGCCTGGCCGGTGACGGCGGCACCGTGGATATCGGCCTTCAAGCCTTATCCGGGGCCCTGGAGCGGGGCGACAACTTTATCTTTATTTGCTACGACAATGAGGCTTATATGAACACCGGCGTGCAGAGAAGCGGGGCAACCCCTTTGGGAGCCAGGACTTCGACGACGCCGGTGGGCAGCGTCGGCCGGGGCGAAGAGCGGCCCAAAAAGGATATGCTGCGCATCGTCGCTGCCCATAACATCCCCTACGCGGCCACGGCCAGCATCGGCTATCCCCAGGATTATCTGACCAAGGTAAAGAAGGCCATGGAAGTGGAGGGACCTGCCTACATCCAGGTATTATCCCCCTGCCCGCCGGGCTGGGGCTATCGCAGCGACCTGACGGTAAAACTCGCCCGCCTGGCCGTCCAGACGGGGCAGTGGCCCCTGGCCGAATACGTAAATGGAGAGCTTACGGTAAAAGAGATTCGCAATCCCAGGCCCTTGAACGAATACCTGGCGCCCCAGGCGCGCTTTGCCCATATGCTTTAA
- the porA gene encoding pyruvate ferredoxin oxidoreductase gives MRAYLNGNEAVAAAVKLARAEVVAAYPITPQSTIVEKIAEYIAEGSMAADYIRVESEHAALAACYGAAVTGTRVFTATSSQGLAYMFEMLHYVSGCRIPMVMAVANRGLAAPWTIWADHQDAVACRDTGWIQLYVETAQEALDTCLQAYKIAAHPEVLTPIMVCLDGYVLSHTEEIVDVPDQEAVDRFLPPYRPEYKVDTGRPYVFGVGAGPDVYPAFKFYQQQSMMKAKEVIKEIDREFANLFRRSYGGLVDPYCCSDAEVILVVMGATAGTAREVVDFMRRQGERVGLLRLRSFRPFPVEDLKELLRGAKAVAVLDRDCSFGYEGVLATEVKAALAELPARPQVAGFIGGLGGRDLTPEDLAGIFRQCLAGVRRLDKGEAIIIGGGWQK, from the coding sequence ATGCGCGCCTATCTGAACGGTAACGAGGCGGTGGCGGCGGCCGTGAAGCTCGCCCGCGCCGAGGTGGTGGCCGCCTACCCTATCACCCCCCAATCGACCATTGTCGAAAAAATAGCGGAATACATAGCCGAGGGTTCTATGGCGGCGGACTACATAAGGGTGGAATCCGAACATGCCGCCCTGGCGGCCTGTTACGGGGCGGCGGTAACGGGGACGCGGGTTTTTACGGCCACCTCTTCCCAGGGGTTGGCCTACATGTTTGAAATGCTCCACTATGTAAGCGGATGCCGCATCCCCATGGTTATGGCCGTGGCCAATCGCGGCCTGGCGGCTCCCTGGACTATCTGGGCCGATCACCAGGACGCCGTTGCCTGCCGCGATACGGGCTGGATCCAGCTTTATGTGGAGACGGCCCAGGAAGCCCTGGACACCTGCCTGCAGGCCTATAAAATCGCGGCCCATCCGGAAGTGCTAACGCCGATCATGGTCTGCCTGGACGGCTATGTCCTGTCCCACACGGAAGAAATTGTGGACGTACCGGACCAGGAGGCCGTGGACCGCTTCCTGCCCCCCTACCGGCCGGAATATAAGGTGGATACCGGGCGACCCTATGTCTTTGGCGTCGGCGCCGGGCCCGACGTCTATCCCGCCTTTAAATTTTATCAGCAGCAGTCCATGATGAAGGCTAAAGAAGTTATCAAAGAAATCGACCGGGAGTTTGCCAACCTTTTCCGGCGCAGTTACGGCGGTCTGGTGGATCCTTATTGCTGCAGCGACGCCGAGGTAATCCTGGTGGTCATGGGCGCCACCGCGGGAACGGCCCGGGAAGTGGTGGATTTTATGCGCCGGCAGGGCGAAAGGGTGGGGCTCCTGCGCCTGCGGAGCTTCCGGCCTTTTCCCGTCGAAGACCTGAAAGAACTTTTAAGGGGGGCAAAGGCGGTGGCCGTCCTGGACCGGGATTGTTCCTTTGGTTATGAAGGGGTGCTGGCCACGGAAGTAAAGGCGGCCCTGGCGGAACTTCCGGCAAGGCCGCAGGTTGCCGGCTTCATCGGCGGCCTGGGTGGCCGCGACCTCACCCCGGAGGACCTGGCCGGCATTTTTCGCCAATGTTTGGCAGGTGTACGCCGCCTGGATAAGGGTGAGGCGATTATTATAGGCGGCGGCTGGCAGAAGTAG
- a CDS encoding 4Fe-4S binding protein, producing MLEERDLKRGPNLATPLLTTTTASWRLMRPVLHPERCNNCLVCWLFCPEGCFERGTGTVELHLDFCKGCGICVAECPRGALALVEEGSGDARLSER from the coding sequence ATGCTGGAGGAAAGGGATTTAAAGAGAGGCCCCAACCTGGCAACACCTTTACTTACCACGACTACCGCTTCCTGGCGGCTGATGCGGCCGGTTTTACATCCCGAACGCTGCAATAATTGCCTGGTCTGCTGGCTCTTTTGTCCGGAAGGCTGCTTTGAAAGGGGCACAGGGACGGTGGAGCTGCATCTCGATTTTTGCAAGGGCTGCGGCATCTGTGTGGCGGAGTGCCCGCGGGGGGCCCTGGCCCTGGTGGAAGAGGGGAGCGGCGATGCGCGCCTATCTGAACGGTAA
- a CDS encoding 2-oxoacid:acceptor oxidoreductase family protein translates to MLQVRWHGRGGQGAVTAARIFGLAAAVYGKWYAQSFPSFGTERRGAPVTAFTRLDDRPIRGRSQIYNPDYVVVLDATLLDSVDIFAGLTSAGAVLINSGRELELSLPPGARVFFLDATRLAREVLGVPLVNTAMVAALAGATDLLSLEAVEKAIADVLPRELAAKNIALARRAYDLAKEGKGKEATASSGKDDFPEG, encoded by the coding sequence ATGTTGCAGGTTCGCTGGCATGGCCGCGGCGGCCAGGGCGCCGTCACCGCGGCGCGTATCTTCGGCCTGGCGGCGGCCGTTTACGGCAAGTGGTACGCCCAGTCTTTCCCATCCTTCGGCACGGAAAGGCGGGGCGCCCCGGTAACGGCATTTACCCGCCTGGATGATCGACCCATCCGCGGCCGCAGCCAGATTTACAACCCTGATTACGTGGTGGTATTGGACGCCACCCTGCTGGACAGCGTAGATATTTTCGCCGGGCTGACGTCTGCAGGCGCGGTTCTCATCAACAGCGGCCGGGAGTTGGAACTCAGCCTGCCGCCGGGAGCCCGGGTCTTTTTCCTGGACGCCACCCGCCTGGCCCGTGAGGTGCTGGGGGTTCCCCTGGTAAATACGGCCATGGTGGCGGCTCTGGCTGGGGCCACGGACCTCCTTTCCCTGGAGGCAGTGGAGAAAGCCATTGCCGACGTCCTACCCCGGGAACTGGCGGCCAAAAATATCGCTCTGGCCCGGCGGGCCTATGATTTGGCAAAGGAAGGCAAAGGTAAGGAGGCGACGGCCTCCTCGGGGAAGGACGACTTTCCCGAGGGGTAA